From a region of the Primulina eburnea isolate SZY01 chromosome 7, ASM2296580v1, whole genome shotgun sequence genome:
- the LOC140837426 gene encoding zinc finger BED domain-containing protein RICESLEEPER 2-like — MNKMIFIACVFDPRFKFDYVAFVFLRMYGEEKGEKMADQVKSYMITLFDEYQKINSKISKLASSSSTSSIETLEALSINSGSTHKGTLIQQEYLRHKAKSGRIDAKTKLDKYLGEEIEVANESLDILLWWKVNSPIFPILDEMARDVLAIPISNVASESAFSTGGRVLDSFRSSLTPKLVQTLVCLQDWLRKESSPVKIEEDLNNLERLESDFRTNNEKDSRVTNV, encoded by the exons ATGAATaagatgatttttattgcatgtgtgTTTGATCCtcgtttcaaatttgattatgTTGCTTTTGTATTTTTGAGGATGTATGGGGAAGAAAAAGGAGAGAAAATGGCAGATCAAGTAAAGTCATACATGATTACTTTATTTGAtgaatatcaaaagataaattcaaaaatatctAAGCTAGCATCTAGTTCATCTACTTCATCTATTGAGACATTGGAAGCATTGAGTATAAATTCTGGAAGCACTCATAAAGGAACTTTAATACAACAAGAATACTTGAGACATAAAGCCAAGAGTGGAAGAATAGATGCCAAAACTAAGTTAGATAAGTATCTTGGTGAAGAAATTGAGGTTGCAAATGAAAGTCTTGATATTTTACTTTGGTGGAAAGTTAACTCACCCATATTTCCTATTCTTGATGAGATGGCTCGTGATGTGTTAGCAATTCCTATCTCTAATGTGGCATCAGAAAGTGCATTTAGTACAGGAGGACGTGTTCTTGATTCATTTAGAAGTTCATTAACTCCTAAGTTAGTGCAAACTCTTGTTTGTCTTCAAGATTGGCTTAGAAAAGAATCTTCACCAGTTAAAATAGAAGAGGACTTGAATAATCTTGAACGACTTGAATCTG ATTTTCGGACTAACAACGAAAAAGATTCTCGTGTAACCAATGTATAG